From the Candidatus Thorarchaeota archaeon genome, the window AGTCGCATTCCATTGGATCTGATTGCCGGACTCGGTGTAATAGAATGTCACATCATCGGGGTGTGAGATCTCAGGAGTGACGTTCTCAAGTATGCGCAGAGTGATTGTGTCTTCGGATATATGCTGGTTTTGATCCTCGGCCTCAAGACGAATCGTGTAGGCTCCAAGATCATAGTCGGACACATTCAGTAGATAGTCAAAGCTGGAATTAGTCCATGTGTCTTGTTCTAGCAAGGTGTCATCACGATACACACGAATCTCTTTTGGATATTCATCATAGACATGCCATGTGATGGTGAGATTTGCGGGGCCTTCGAGGAACTCCTGATCACCCGGACTGGTAATCACAGGAGAACGTACATCATATGTTTGAGCAGTGAGATTTCTGCTGTACATTCCATCACCGACCGGTTCGCCTCCATAAGTGATGGTCCAGTTGACAAAAGATATTGGGAGATCCACAAACAGAACTGTGCCATTGCTCTCAGTCACCTTCGAGTCAATCGCAGTTCCATTCTTGAACATGAGATTGATCGTGGCCCCCGTTACGGGGTCGTTTGAGGTCTCGAATGCTACAAAGATCTCAAGATCATAATAGTCCATGTCGCCTGCAAGAAGCCCGACTATCTGATGAGCAATGATGAGAGTGCCATCTGCTGTAAAGTTTGCCTCTATGAGTACCTCACCAGCAAAGGGGCCAGAGATCACAGTCACCTTCCATGTATAGTTCCCATCTGGGATATCTGTGATATCTGCTACACCACTACTTCCTAAGACTAACTGTGTGTAGATGCTATTATTCTCTCTGAAGTGGATCGAGAAATTGAGACCTTCAGCCGGATTGCCTGTCACATCTAAGACTGTGGCATTGAGGTCATCATCATCATTCTCGAGATCTAGATTGCCGACTTCCCAATTTACAGTGGCCTCGGGGCCGTCCGACACGATCTGGCCCTCCTTGACAGTACCCGGAGCCGCGGACCAGGTCACATTCCATTTGTAGGTCCCATTTGGCAGGTTGTAGAAGATGGCATAACCTGTTCCATCGGTCACCTTCGAATCATACTTTGTGCCATCTGTTGAATTCCACAGGGTCACATTCGCGCCTTGAACTTCATATGTGTAGTTCCACACACGGAACTCGAAATCATCATCATTAAACTCCTCTTGGTAATTGAAAACACGAACGTTGACACGAAGATCCGTGGCGGCAGGAATCGCCTTCGTCTGGGTCACAGTGATCTTGTTCGGGTTTAGATGCATAGAACTCATTGACCCTGCAATTACCAGTGTCAATATGAGAAACGCAACTGCTCCTTGTAGTCGTCTCATGAATGGTCACTCTCAAAGGCCCAGCATACCTAATGCTGGCTCTGTCTAAGGCGCCTCCACCTTTGTGGTCAATAAAAGCGTTTCTCAGGATGTATCTTCGTACTATTCTCCTGTGTTGAGATGTTTTTCGACCCATTCGACTGCATCTATGAGTGTCTGCTCTCCTCCTTCCTCTTCAAATGGTTCATGATACAACTCTTCATAGCTGCGCCATGTCTTATCCGCCGAGGCTAACTTCTCATAGAACTCCTTGGTCTTCTCCGGTAGGACAATAAGATCTTCTTCGGACTGTTGGACGAGTGCTGGTATTGCGATCTCTACTGCCATGTCCATCGCTCGTTCAACACTGGCAAAACCCTCAGCGGCCAGACGGGGGGTCGCAAAGTCAAATCGCAGTGGGTCCTCCTTATTACGCTGAACAGTTCTGGGATCCCGTGAGATCAATTCCAAGTCAAGCCCATTGCTGAACAGCTTCTTGACATTAAGGGCTGATAGAAACTTGACGATCCCTCTGACAAATGAGCTGACCTCCAACCGTTCACCGAGGCCCGGGTTAATAATTATAAATCCGTCAATCTCATGTTGATGTGCGGCGCAATACAAGACTGTCATCAGGCCTCCAAAGGAATGTCCCCACAAGAACACATTCAGGTCCGGGTGCTTCTCTCGCACAAGTTGAATGAGATGATTTGTGTCCTCAACAATCTCATCAATGCTCTCGACATGACCCTTTACCCCTGACCAGTGACCAAAACCCCTTAGATCAGGTGCATAGACGATGTATCCCGCGGACGCAAAGTATTCTCCTACTGGGGATATCAGCCCGCTGTGGCTTCCCAGACCATGTAGGCAGACGATTGCTGCTTTTGGTGTACCGTCAGGCTTCCAGACTCTCAGGAACATCTTTGAACCATCATACCCTGTATATTCGCTCTCTTCCATTGTCACAGTTGTCACCTTTTAGCAAACCCAATGCATTCTGTAATCACTAACTGAATAAGGCTTTTTTTATTGAATGTGGAAGAATTGTGAGAATAAAAAACTGTGTACTGAGCGTACAGGTCCCATAAATATTCAGTGATCTTTTTCTGGATACGTTTGTCCATGTTGATGTTCCTGATACGTGGCTTGAGTGCCTCTGACGATCGCTTTTGAAATGCATGACATAGTGCCATTTATAAGAATCTTATAACGGAAATCGCGCCACATGGCACCATTTATAAGGCGATTTATATAGGACCCTACAGTCCTTTATAAAGGGGCAGGAGGAGCATTATGCCTCGACCAAAGCCTAAGACAAAGATTGAGAATGTCGTCGCCTCAGTTATATTGAACCAACGGTTGGATCTCGACGAGATCGCGGCTACTATGCCAAATATCGAATTCGATCCCGAGCAATTCCCTGGTCTTGTGTATCGGCTCAAGAAACCAAAGACCGCCACACTGATCTTCAACAGCGGTAAGATGGTGTGTACTGGTGCCAAGTCCGAAAAAGAATCACGGCGAGCAGTCCACAAGATCGTCAAGAACCTTCGAGAGGCCGGAATCGAGATCATTGGTCGTCCGATTATCGTTGTACAGAATATTGTAGCCAGTGCCAGCCTCGGAGCCGAACTCAATCTTGAGCTTGCGGCAATGAAACTCGAAAATACTCTCTACGAACCAGAACAATTTCC encodes:
- a CDS encoding alpha/beta hydrolase; its protein translation is MEESEYTGYDGSKMFLRVWKPDGTPKAAIVCLHGLGSHSGLISPVGEYFASAGYIVYAPDLRGFGHWSGVKGHVESIDEIVEDTNHLIQLVREKHPDLNVFLWGHSFGGLMTVLYCAAHQHEIDGFIIINPGLGERLEVSSFVRGIVKFLSALNVKKLFSNGLDLELISRDPRTVQRNKEDPLRFDFATPRLAAEGFASVERAMDMAVEIAIPALVQQSEEDLIVLPEKTKEFYEKLASADKTWRSYEELYHEPFEEEGGEQTLIDAVEWVEKHLNTGE
- a CDS encoding TATA-box-binding protein; its protein translation is MPRPKPKTKIENVVASVILNQRLDLDEIAATMPNIEFDPEQFPGLVYRLKKPKTATLIFNSGKMVCTGAKSEKESRRAVHKIVKNLREAGIEIIGRPIIVVQNIVASASLGAELNLELAAMKLENTLYEPEQFPGLIYRMRDPKVVILLFGSGKLVITGAKFEPQIDEAAEKVMDRLIELGVMRIPEGEDWDVVEDDEEEEDD